From a single Arachis hypogaea cultivar Tifrunner chromosome 3, arahy.Tifrunner.gnm2.J5K5, whole genome shotgun sequence genomic region:
- the LOC112790374 gene encoding lysine histidine transporter 1 isoform X3 gives MEDNNKDINNWLAVTRSRNGKWWYSAFHNVTALVGAGVLGFPYAMSQLGWGPGITVLVLSWICTLYTAWQMIEMHEAESGKRFDRYHELGQYAFGEKLGLWIVVPQTLIVDIGTDIIYMITGGNSLKKAHQILCKDCKPIRTTYFIMIFASLQFFLSHLPSFNSIIGVSISAAVMSICYSTIAWTSSAHKGALPDVKYDGRSSTTTGNVFDFFTGLGTIAFGYAAHNVLLEIQATVPSTPEKPSKKAMWKGMIAAYIVVGLCYFPVAIFGYWAFGNSVTDNILMSLDKPHWLTAVANIFVVIHVTGSYQVFAVPVFDMMESVMVRRMNFRPTWYLRFISRNIYVALTMLVAIIFPFFGGLLSFLGGLVFAPTTYFLPCIIWLVVYKPKRFSGSWCANWFCIVFGVLLMVLGSIGAMREIILQAKDYKFFS, from the exons ATGGAAGATAATAATAAAGATATCAATAATTGGCTCGCAGTGACGAGGTCCAGGAATGGAAAGTGGTGGTACAGTGCTTTTCACAATGTCACTGCTTTGGTTGGAGCTGGAGTGCTTGGGTTTCCCTATGCCATGTCTCAACTTGGATG GGGTCCTGGCATCACGGTTTTGGTGCTTTCGTGGATATGCACATTATACACGGCATGGCAGATGATTGAGATGCACGAGGCTGAGTCTGGGAAGAGGTTTGATAGGTACCATGAATTAGGGCAATATGCCTTCGGAGAGAAGCTAGGTTTATGGATTGTGGTGCCTCAAACACTCATAGTGGATATTGGCACAGATATAATTTACATGATTACTGGTGGAAATTCCTTGAAGAAGGCCCATCAGATTCTTTGCAAAGACTGTAAGCCAATTAGGACCACTTACTTCATTATGATCTTTGCAAGCCTTCAGTTTTTCCTCTCGCATCTCCCCAGTTTCAATTCCATCATTGGTGTATCTATTTCTGCAGCCGTCATGTCCATCTG CTACTCAACGATTGCATGGACAAGTTCGGCTCATAAAGGTGCCTTACCAGATGTGAAATATGATGGAAGATCTTCAACTACGACAGGAAACGTTTTCGACTTCTTTACCGGTTTGGGGACCATAGCATTTGGGTATGCTGCACACAATGTGTTGCTTGAGATCCAAGCAACAGTTCCTTCGACGCCAGAGAAGCCTTCAAAGAAGGCCATGTGGAAGGGAATGATTGCTGCTTACATTGTTGTGGGTTTGTGCTACTTCCCTGTTGCAATCTTTGGCTACTGGGCTTTTGGAAACTCTGTTACTGATAACATCCTCATGTCCCTCGACAAACCCCACTGGCTCACCGCCGTTGCCAATATATTTGTCGTTATTCATGTCACCGGAAGTTATCAG GTGTTTGCTGTTCCGGTGTTTGACATGATGGAATCAGTCATGGTGCGGAGAATGAATTTCAGGCCAACTTGGTACCTTCGTTTCATTTCCCGCAATATTTATGTTG CACTTACTATGCTAGTTGCAATTATATTTCCATTTTTTGGTGGGCTCCTTAGCTTCTTAGGAGGACTTGTCTTCGCTCCAACCACATACTTC CTCCCTTGCATAATATGGCTAGTAGTCTATAAACCAAAGAGATTTAGCGGATCCTGGTGTGCAAATTGg TTTTGCATCGTATTTGGAGTATTATTGATGGTTTTAGGCTCGATTGGCGCAATGAGAGAGATCATACTGCAAGCTAAGGATTATAaatttttctcttga
- the LOC112790374 gene encoding lysine histidine transporter 1 isoform X1, which yields MSSTRKLNREKEKMEDNNKDINNWLAVTRSRNGKWWYSAFHNVTALVGAGVLGFPYAMSQLGWGPGITVLVLSWICTLYTAWQMIEMHEAESGKRFDRYHELGQYAFGEKLGLWIVVPQTLIVDIGTDIIYMITGGNSLKKAHQILCKDCKPIRTTYFIMIFASLQFFLSHLPSFNSIIGVSISAAVMSICYSTIAWTSSAHKGALPDVKYDGRSSTTTGNVFDFFTGLGTIAFGYAAHNVLLEIQATVPSTPEKPSKKAMWKGMIAAYIVVGLCYFPVAIFGYWAFGNSVTDNILMSLDKPHWLTAVANIFVVIHVTGSYQVFAVPVFDMMESVMVRRMNFRPTWYLRFISRNIYVALTMLVAIIFPFFGGLLSFLGGLVFAPTTYFLPCIIWLVVYKPKRFSGSWCANWFCIVFGVLLMVLGSIGAMREIILQAKDYKFFS from the exons ATGTCATCTACAAGGAAG CTGAATAGAGAAAAAGAGAAGATGGAAGATAATAATAAAGATATCAATAATTGGCTCGCAGTGACGAGGTCCAGGAATGGAAAGTGGTGGTACAGTGCTTTTCACAATGTCACTGCTTTGGTTGGAGCTGGAGTGCTTGGGTTTCCCTATGCCATGTCTCAACTTGGATG GGGTCCTGGCATCACGGTTTTGGTGCTTTCGTGGATATGCACATTATACACGGCATGGCAGATGATTGAGATGCACGAGGCTGAGTCTGGGAAGAGGTTTGATAGGTACCATGAATTAGGGCAATATGCCTTCGGAGAGAAGCTAGGTTTATGGATTGTGGTGCCTCAAACACTCATAGTGGATATTGGCACAGATATAATTTACATGATTACTGGTGGAAATTCCTTGAAGAAGGCCCATCAGATTCTTTGCAAAGACTGTAAGCCAATTAGGACCACTTACTTCATTATGATCTTTGCAAGCCTTCAGTTTTTCCTCTCGCATCTCCCCAGTTTCAATTCCATCATTGGTGTATCTATTTCTGCAGCCGTCATGTCCATCTG CTACTCAACGATTGCATGGACAAGTTCGGCTCATAAAGGTGCCTTACCAGATGTGAAATATGATGGAAGATCTTCAACTACGACAGGAAACGTTTTCGACTTCTTTACCGGTTTGGGGACCATAGCATTTGGGTATGCTGCACACAATGTGTTGCTTGAGATCCAAGCAACAGTTCCTTCGACGCCAGAGAAGCCTTCAAAGAAGGCCATGTGGAAGGGAATGATTGCTGCTTACATTGTTGTGGGTTTGTGCTACTTCCCTGTTGCAATCTTTGGCTACTGGGCTTTTGGAAACTCTGTTACTGATAACATCCTCATGTCCCTCGACAAACCCCACTGGCTCACCGCCGTTGCCAATATATTTGTCGTTATTCATGTCACCGGAAGTTATCAG GTGTTTGCTGTTCCGGTGTTTGACATGATGGAATCAGTCATGGTGCGGAGAATGAATTTCAGGCCAACTTGGTACCTTCGTTTCATTTCCCGCAATATTTATGTTG CACTTACTATGCTAGTTGCAATTATATTTCCATTTTTTGGTGGGCTCCTTAGCTTCTTAGGAGGACTTGTCTTCGCTCCAACCACATACTTC CTCCCTTGCATAATATGGCTAGTAGTCTATAAACCAAAGAGATTTAGCGGATCCTGGTGTGCAAATTGg TTTTGCATCGTATTTGGAGTATTATTGATGGTTTTAGGCTCGATTGGCGCAATGAGAGAGATCATACTGCAAGCTAAGGATTATAaatttttctcttga
- the LOC112790374 gene encoding lysine histidine transporter 1 isoform X2, with protein sequence MLNREKEKMEDNNKDINNWLAVTRSRNGKWWYSAFHNVTALVGAGVLGFPYAMSQLGWGPGITVLVLSWICTLYTAWQMIEMHEAESGKRFDRYHELGQYAFGEKLGLWIVVPQTLIVDIGTDIIYMITGGNSLKKAHQILCKDCKPIRTTYFIMIFASLQFFLSHLPSFNSIIGVSISAAVMSICYSTIAWTSSAHKGALPDVKYDGRSSTTTGNVFDFFTGLGTIAFGYAAHNVLLEIQATVPSTPEKPSKKAMWKGMIAAYIVVGLCYFPVAIFGYWAFGNSVTDNILMSLDKPHWLTAVANIFVVIHVTGSYQVFAVPVFDMMESVMVRRMNFRPTWYLRFISRNIYVALTMLVAIIFPFFGGLLSFLGGLVFAPTTYFLPCIIWLVVYKPKRFSGSWCANWFCIVFGVLLMVLGSIGAMREIILQAKDYKFFS encoded by the exons ATG CTGAATAGAGAAAAAGAGAAGATGGAAGATAATAATAAAGATATCAATAATTGGCTCGCAGTGACGAGGTCCAGGAATGGAAAGTGGTGGTACAGTGCTTTTCACAATGTCACTGCTTTGGTTGGAGCTGGAGTGCTTGGGTTTCCCTATGCCATGTCTCAACTTGGATG GGGTCCTGGCATCACGGTTTTGGTGCTTTCGTGGATATGCACATTATACACGGCATGGCAGATGATTGAGATGCACGAGGCTGAGTCTGGGAAGAGGTTTGATAGGTACCATGAATTAGGGCAATATGCCTTCGGAGAGAAGCTAGGTTTATGGATTGTGGTGCCTCAAACACTCATAGTGGATATTGGCACAGATATAATTTACATGATTACTGGTGGAAATTCCTTGAAGAAGGCCCATCAGATTCTTTGCAAAGACTGTAAGCCAATTAGGACCACTTACTTCATTATGATCTTTGCAAGCCTTCAGTTTTTCCTCTCGCATCTCCCCAGTTTCAATTCCATCATTGGTGTATCTATTTCTGCAGCCGTCATGTCCATCTG CTACTCAACGATTGCATGGACAAGTTCGGCTCATAAAGGTGCCTTACCAGATGTGAAATATGATGGAAGATCTTCAACTACGACAGGAAACGTTTTCGACTTCTTTACCGGTTTGGGGACCATAGCATTTGGGTATGCTGCACACAATGTGTTGCTTGAGATCCAAGCAACAGTTCCTTCGACGCCAGAGAAGCCTTCAAAGAAGGCCATGTGGAAGGGAATGATTGCTGCTTACATTGTTGTGGGTTTGTGCTACTTCCCTGTTGCAATCTTTGGCTACTGGGCTTTTGGAAACTCTGTTACTGATAACATCCTCATGTCCCTCGACAAACCCCACTGGCTCACCGCCGTTGCCAATATATTTGTCGTTATTCATGTCACCGGAAGTTATCAG GTGTTTGCTGTTCCGGTGTTTGACATGATGGAATCAGTCATGGTGCGGAGAATGAATTTCAGGCCAACTTGGTACCTTCGTTTCATTTCCCGCAATATTTATGTTG CACTTACTATGCTAGTTGCAATTATATTTCCATTTTTTGGTGGGCTCCTTAGCTTCTTAGGAGGACTTGTCTTCGCTCCAACCACATACTTC CTCCCTTGCATAATATGGCTAGTAGTCTATAAACCAAAGAGATTTAGCGGATCCTGGTGTGCAAATTGg TTTTGCATCGTATTTGGAGTATTATTGATGGTTTTAGGCTCGATTGGCGCAATGAGAGAGATCATACTGCAAGCTAAGGATTATAaatttttctcttga